In Methylobacterium sp. WL1, the sequence CTGATAACGCTCCGGCTGCCTGGTAGGCGAGTACAGGTAATCGACGCTGCGTCAGGACCGTGCCCAGGACGGGAAGCGCGATCAGGTTCATCGCAACACCGGCCAGAACTGCCGCGGCCATGGCCCCGAGTGGAAGGTAGAGTACGGCCGTCAGCAGGGTCTGCACGGTGCCGAGGTCAGCGATCACCCGGATTCCGCCGCCAGCTAGGAAGCCGATGGCCGCAGCCGCGGTGATCGCCTCCCTGAGCCGCTCAGTGCCCTGGTGTGCCGGACTCTCGTTGGCGGTCGTCTCAATCACGGTTCTCTCCCGAGCGTTCGACACCGAGCGTCGCCGATGGGAGTCTTATTTACAATCAAGAGTTGTACTTACAACCGAAGCACACGTGGCAGATGGAAAGGCGGTTAACCCCAGCAACGGCCCGACCCTCATCGTCGGAAGCGAAGCGGCCGTCCGCAGTGCCTGACACCGGCCTCGGACGGCTGGCCCGTCCCATCCGCGAACCCGCACGCCTGTACCAGCGAGCCGGCGGATCAGCGCATGATCCCTTCAATGGCCCGAACCCAACTCCCCTCAGCGCGCGAGCGCCGAGGGGTCCCGTGTGGCTTTCCGCTGTGCGTGCCGACCCAATAGATCAGGCGACAGATCGTGACCGCGGCTACCGGGCAGGGGCAGCGGTCAACGTTTGCACTACCAGGCCGCCTGCAACCCTGCGGAGAAGACCTGGGCGGTGGCGTTGGGGCGGACCTCGCCGGTGTAGCTCACCGACAAAGACATGCCCTGCGCAACCGGGCCGGACAGGCTCACGCCTAGCACCGCCCCGTCCCGGGACAGCGCAGAGGTTCGGGTCGAGAACGGCACCCCGAACAGGCTCGAGCGCACCATCGCCGCGGTGTCGGCCAGCTCGTGCGCCCAATACGCCCGGGCATCCAGACGCAGCCCAGCGCCCGCATCCACCGCCACGCTGGCGATCCGGCCGCCGGCCAGAATCCGGGCCCCCTCCAACGTCGCCGTGGTGAAGGCCTGCTCGGCTAGACCGCCGCGCTCGACGACCCGGCCGCGGCTCAGCCGGTCGTAGCTGAAGCCCAATTCGGGCACGACCTCGACCGGCAGGCCGGTGCCGATCGCGCAGCCGGCGAACCCGGACAGGCTCAGGTCGCCGCCCGCGGGGGCGCCGCGCGCCCGGGTCAGGTTCGAGCCCAGCGTCACCGTCCGGTCGACCCGGCCGTCGGCGTAGGCGCCCCCAGCCGTGCCGCGCAGGACGACGGCGCCGAGACGGGTGGTGCCGTACACCGTGCCGCCGTAGCTGTCGGCGCTGAACGAGCCGGGCGCGAACCCGGCCCCGCCGCTTCGGGAAGCCCCGGTCTCGCGCAGGTAGCTGAACGCGCCGCCCACCAGGGTGTCGCGCCCGATTTGGCGGTCGACGCCCAGCAGCAGGCCGCCGGCATCGAGGGTGGCCCCGCCGGCGGCGTGGTCGCCGCCGCGGCTGCCGAAGCCGTAGAGCGCGTCCGCCCAGATCCGGCCCTCGCCGGAGGCCAGCGGCTGGTCGGGGCGCCCGCTCCACCGCGCAGGTCGATCGCGGTGCGGTTGGGCCGAGCCCGGCACCGCCGGCGCTGAAGCTGGCGCCCCCGCTACCGCCGAGGCTCATGTGCCGGTCGATCGTGGCGGTGATCAGCCGGCGCGCCGTGAGGTCGGCCATCACGGCGTCGCCGTAGCTCTGGCCCGACAGGCTGGCGAGCCCGCCCGCCAGGGAGCCCGGCGCCGTCGCGTAGAGCGGATCGAAGAACCGCGCGCGCGCCGCGTCGGGCCGGGTGCCGGCGTCCGGCCGGGCCAGGTCGAGGGCCGCACCGACCGCCCGGCATTGCCGGTCTGGGCCAGGCCCAGGGGCGCGAGGTTGCCGTAGGCGGTGGGCGTGACCACCAGGTCGAGGCCGGTTGCGCCATAGAGCGCATCGAAGCGCGTGGCCGCGGCCAAGCCGGCCGCCGGCTGGGCGAGCCCGCTGAACGACCCGCCGAGGCCCGCCTGCGCCACCAGCACCGAGAAGCGCTGGCCCAGCGCCGGCGTGAAGGCGTTGCCGGCATTGCCGGTGATCCCGCGCAAGCTCGGCACGAGGGTTCCGTTGGCCGCGACCGCCCCGCTCGGGCCGACCGCCAGCAGGCGGGAATAGTTGCCTGTGCCGGCGCCGGTGCCGAGGCCGTCGATGTCGATCCCGAACACGCTGCCGGGGGCGAAGCTCACCGGGCCGGCCACCGTCAGGGTGCCGGGCGAGTTGCCCGGCCGCAATGCGCCGGCCACCGCCACCGGGGCGGCGACCGTGCCGGTGCCGCGCAGGGTCCCGGCCGCCGCCACCGTGATCGGCGAGGTCCAAAAGCCGTTGAGCGACCACGTGCCCGCCTGCACCGTGGTCGGTCCGGAGAAGCGGCCGGTGCCGGTGAGGTTGAGCGTGCCGGTGCCGACCTTGGTCAGGCTGGTCGGGCTGGTGCCATCCAGGATGGTGCCGGCATACGTGGACGAGGCGGGGCCGCCGACCGTGAGCCGGCCGTTGCCCAGGACGGCCGTGGCCGATCCGGACAGGGCGGCCACGGTGTAGGCGCCGCCACCGAGGTCGAGCGAGCCGGTGGTGGCGAGCGCGGTGATCCCGGTGATCGGGCCGGTGAAGACCAAGCTGCCGGTGTTGGTCAGGGCGCCGTTGATCTGTCCGGACAGGTGGGCGGTGCCGGTGTTCGACACGGGGCCGCTGAGGGCGCCGTCGCTGACGAGCAGGCCGTCATTGCCGATCTCGGCGGCCGAGAGGCTCGCCCCGGAGGCGACCGCGACCGTGCCGGCATTGCCAAGCGCACCGGCCAGCCCGTAGGCGCCGCCACCCGCCACCGACAGGGTGGCGCCCGCGGCGTTGGTGAAGGTGCCGTCGCTGGCGACCGTACCGGTGACCGCGAAGGTGCCGGCGGCGTTCCGGATCGCGCCGTCGACCCGCCCGGCGCTGGCGACCAGCGTGCCGGTGTTGGTCACGCCGCCTGAGACGGTGCCGCTGGTCGTGAGAATCCCGGCATTGGCGACGCCGCCGCCGATCGTGCCGGTGTTGGCCGTGTATCCGGCATTCGCCAGACCGCCCGAGAGACTGCCGCTGGTGATGAGGGTTCCGGCGTTGCTCACGCCGCCCGCGATGGTACCGGTGTTGGCGGTGTAGCCGGTATTGGACAGTCCGCCGGAGAGGCTGCCGCTGGAGGCCAGCGTCCCGGCGTTGCTCACGCCGCCGGCGATGGTGCCGCTGTTGAGGGCGTACCCGGCATTGGCCAGGCCGCCGGAGATCGCTCCGCTGCTGGCGAGGAGGCCGGTATTGATCACGCCGCCCGAGATGGCGCCGCTGTTTGACGTGTATCCGGCATTGGCGAGGCCCCCCGAGAGCGTGCCGCTGGTGGCCAGGATACCCGCATTGATCACGCCGCTCGCGAGGGTGCCGGTGTTGGCGGTGTAGCCGGCGTTGGCCAGGCCGCCCGAGGCGGTGCCGGCGTTCAGGAAGCTGCCGGCCGTGCCGACGGTGATCGGCGCGACGAGGCGGCCGGTCGCCGTCAGCGCCAGGGTGCCCGCAGCCACGAAGGTGCTGCCGGTATAGGTGTTGGCCGCCGACAGGCTGGCCGTGCCGGGGCCGGTCTTGACCAGGGAGCCTGGCCCCGTCCCGTCGGTCATGACCCCCGCGAAGCTCGAGGTCCCGGTATCGATCTGCAGCGTGCCGGTGCTGTTGAGCGTCACCGGCCGGGCGGTGGCGAAGCCGTCGGCCAGGACTTCGAGCGTGCCGCCGCCGAACGCGAGCCCGCCAGTCGCCGCACCGAGGTTGCGGTCGGCCAGGACGCCGAGCACACCGCCGTTGATCGCAGTGCCGCCGGCGTAGCTGTTGGTGCCGGTGAGATCGAGGATGCCGGCCCCGGTCTTGATCAGGCCGCCAGGCCCGGAGATGTCGTTGGCGAACAATCCGTAATAGGCTTGGCCCTTGTAGGTGGTGTTCACCGTCCAGGTCGAGGTGAACTGGCCGGGACCGTCGATCGCCTTGCCGAGGTTGAGCAGGCCCCAGCCGAACACGGCGTTCGGGATGTTGCTCGGACCGTCACCGAGATGGGTGGCGGTGGTGAACATCGTCTGGGCGATCTGCGGCGCCGTCAGGAACGGGAAGGCCTGACGCAGAACGGCGGCGGCGCCCGCAACGTGCGGCGCCGCCATCGAGGTGCCGCTTATCGTATAATAACCGTTCGTATGTTGATCGACCGGATGGTCGTTGCGCGGCCAAGTCGAGTAGATCTCCGTCCCCGGTGCAGATATGCACCAAGCAGCCGCGGCGCCGCAAAGATTGCTCGACCAATTCGGCGAGTTGTTCTCATCGATGTTCACGACGGCGACAATATAACCAGAAACATCCGAGAAGTCCGCCTGTTTCTGCTCGATTCCGTTTACGTCGAAGAGACGATAAACACCGCTATCAGCGTGTTTAGGTGTGATGTACGGAATCAACGATGAACTGGAAGCATTATTCCAATTATAAATATTTCCGTTGATATGATTGTTACCGGCCGCAAAAACCAAGAGTATGTCTTTTTCGGCGGCTTGTTTGATCGCGTCGTATTCGGATTTCATCGCTTCGTAAGAATATCTTTGAAAAATATTTGAGTCTTTAAAATAATACCCGTAACTACCGTTCAATATTCTTGCGCCGCGCTCGGCGGCATATTCAATCGCTGACGAAGTGTTGCCTATGAGTTGAGCGACGGGCTTATTGTAGGTTGTGCCGTCGTCGGTCCCCACGATAGCTCGGAGGGCCAAGATCGTGCTCTCGAACGCGACACCCATCATACCGGCGGGATTACCGTCGCGGGCGGCGCCGATGG encodes:
- a CDS encoding S8 family peptidase, with amino-acid sequence MALAAALEPAAAQGVVRRSPAFLGLTASDFDTPEYRNDWGLGAINAATAYARGFTGLGVLVAVVDTGIDAGHPEFRNLATPGGTRISPASADFYEWISRARPPFDMPAIVDRDGHGTHVSGTIGAARDGNPAGMMGVAFESTILALRAIVGTDDGTTYNKPVAQLIGNTSSAIEYAAERGARILNGSYGYYFKDSNIFQRYSYEAMKSEYDAIKQAAEKDILLVFAAGNNHINGNIYNWNNASSSSLIPYITPKHADSGVYRLFDVNGIEQKQADFSDVSGYIVAVVNIDENNSPNWSSNLCGAAAAWCISAPGTEIYSTWPRNDHPVDQHTNGYYTISGTSMAAPHVAGAAAVLRQAFPFLTAPQIAQTMFTTATHLGDGPSNIPNAVFGWGLLNLGKAIDGPGQFTSTWTVNTTYKGQAYYGLFANDISGPGGLIKTGAGILDLTGTNSYAGGTAINGGVLGVLADRNLGAATGGLAFGGGTLEVLADGFATARPVTLNSTGTLQIDTGTSSFAGVMTDGTGPGSLVKTGPGTASLSAANTYTGSTFVAAGTLALTATGRLVAPITVGTAGSFLNAGTASGGLANAGYTANTGTLASGVINAGILATSGTLSGGLANAGYTSNSGAISGGVINTGLLASSGAISGGLANAGYALNSGTIAGGVSNAGTLASSGSLSGGLSNTGYTANTGTIAGGVSNAGTLITSGSLSGGLANAGYTANTGTIGGGVANAGILTTSGTVSGGVTNTGTLVASAGRVDGAIRNAAGTFAVTGTVASDGTFTNAAGATLSVAGGGAYGLAGALGNAGTVAVASGASLSAAEIGNDGLLVSDGALSGPVSNTGTAHLSGQINGALTNTGSLVFTGPITGITALATTGSLDLGGGAYTVAALSGSATAVLGNGRLTVGGPASSTYAGTILDGTSPTSLTKVGTGTLNLTGTGRFSGPTTVQAGTWSLNGFWTSPITVAAAGTLRGTGTVAAPVAVAGALRPGNSPGTLTVAGPVSFAPGSVFGIDIDGLGTGAGTGNYSRLLAVGPSGAVAANGTLVPSLRGITGNAGNAFTPALGQRFSVLVAQAGLGGSFSGLAQPAAGLAAATRFDALYGATGLDLVVTPTAYGNLAPLGLAQTGNAGRSVRPSTWPGRTPAPGPTRRARGSSIRSTRRRRAPWRAGSPACRARATATP
- a CDS encoding autotransporter outer membrane beta-barrel domain-containing protein, with translation MPGSAQPHRDRPARWSGRPDQPLASGEGRIWADALYGFGSRGGDHAAGGATLDAGGLLLGVDRQIGRDTLVGGAFSYLRETGASRSGGAGFAPGSFSADSYGGTVYGTTRLGAVVLRGTAGGAYADGRVDRTVTLGSNLTRARGAPAGGDLSLSGFAGCAIGTGLPVEVVPELGFSYDRLSRGRVVERGGLAEQAFTTATLEGARILAGGRIASVAVDAGAGLRLDARAYWAHELADTAAMVRSSLFGVPFSTRTSALSRDGAVLGVSLSGPVAQGMSLSVSYTGEVRPNATAQVFSAGLQAAW